The Coraliomargarita parva region AGCGTCCAGGACTGGGGAAGTTGCCATGCTCTGGCGCTTTCAAGCCGATTGCCTCGAAAATGTAGGGCGTGACCATGGCATCCCAGCCTTCCGGGATGGGGTGAATCGAGTCCGGGACGTAGCGTTTGAAGCGTTCCGGAGTTTCCGCCTGCAATTGCTTCCAGCGCGGGTAGTGATCGATCAGGAGGAAGCCTCGCTCGCGGGCCACCTGGCGGTACATTTCGTAATGTGCCTCGATGTCCTTACGGTAGGAACGGTGACCTTCGGGATAAGCATTCCCCGGGGTCATGGTCATGAGAATGATTTCGCAGTCCGGATTGTTTTCCAGAATACGGGCGATCATGGTTTCGAGGTTTCTCCGGACATCGTCGACCGTGGCCCCGAATCGGGCCACTGCGTCGTTGATGGAGAATTCGATAAACACCGTGTCCGGGTTCTTGCTGATGACGCGCTCCTCCAGATGGGCAAGGCCCCATTGGGACCATTGGCCGGAGCCGCCGCTGTTGACAACGGTGGCTTGTCCGGGGAAATGTGTCTTCAGTGCTTCAGTCAGATCCGGCACCCATTTGCCCTTGTCGGTCAAACTGGTGCCGTAGGTGACGACGGTTTGCTGTTTCCCCTGTTCCAGATTTGTCAGGAGCTGAGTCGGAACGGCCGGTAAAGTCATGGCATTTAGGGCTAGGACACTGACGAGAATAGCGGCGATTTGCTTCCTTTTCATCGTCTATTTGGCGATTTCGATTGGACCCCAGCGGTCGGGGGAAAGTTTGGATTCGGAGGGCACGTCATTGACCATGCCGGTCGCCTTGTCATGCCAGTAGAGCCGGGAGGCCCGGTTGTTGCCGGCCGGATCCGAAAAGATGACACCGGTGATGCCTTTGAGCCCGGGGATTTGATCCGGATCAATGCCCAGATCAGCGAGGGGGACGGTCAGTAGCACACTGTAACCGAGCATGCCCTGGCTCACCGACAACTTGGCACTGTCCAGCAACTTGACCACATCAAACTCCTGGGCATTCGCGGGGTTATTGCGGACGACATAAGTCATCGGGTTCTCCTTTTCCGGGGCGGTCTTTTGCCAATAGATCACCTTGTTGGTCCCTCCGATGTTGGCGCCCAGGATACGAATCGATCCGCGGCCGGGCACGTCCAATTTCAGGTCGACCGCATCCCCGCCGATGAAGGCGTGGGTATATTGTTTCTCGGCATTTTTCCAGGGGCTGGAGTC contains the following coding sequences:
- a CDS encoding SGNH/GDSL hydrolase family protein, whose protein sequence is MKRKQIAAILVSVLALNAMTLPAVPTQLLTNLEQGKQQTVVTYGTSLTDKGKWVPDLTEALKTHFPGQATVVNSGGSGQWSQWGLAHLEERVISKNPDTVFIEFSINDAVARFGATVDDVRRNLETMIARILENNPDCEIILMTMTPGNAYPEGHRSYRKDIEAHYEMYRQVARERGFLLIDHYPRWKQLQAETPERFKRYVPDSIHPIPEGWDAMVTPYIFEAIGLKAPEHGNFPSPGR